A window of Phragmites australis chromosome 15, lpPhrAust1.1, whole genome shotgun sequence genomic DNA:
TCTTTTGGTTTTTGCCACTCTCTTTTTCTTCGTTTCGCACAGTAAATTCAACGTTTTAAAATGCTGGTAGAGTTTGGTTGTACGCCTGGGGGTTTCTCATAATTGATGTAACTTTCGTGGCACTGGAATATGACATTTTTTCAAACCATGTCATCGTCACGGAATACGCCCTACACAAGTAGCACTTTACAAATAGTATTTACTTGTAGAAACAAAAATGCCCTTGTAATGCCATCAACTTGCACATACATGAGCTTAATTTTATTAATCTGCACCAAGGATGAATGGATATGGTAGAGGTCAATAAACAATATGGTCACCGGTACACAAGTGTCACCTTGATGATTAGATTGCTCATGAGttgtatatatttgtttttttggaCGCAGGATTTTTCTTCTTGACTTTTGTGTATCAAGTAGTTTGAGCACTTATTTAGTTATTTTAGGCATGACATAACTTTAATATATTCCTAGCAGGCTAGTAGTTGGTGGCCGGCTTATACACCAGATTcctttttctatatatatttttagaacaATGGGGCTCCTATTTCCATGCAGGCCAGTATGTATTTACCAATGGTTTGCTGTATGTGTGTTTTTgccttattaaaaaaaaatcgtgttGGAAATAGCTAGAACCGGAATCAATAATTTGCTCAAGTATTTCTATGTATTCGACTTAATCAACCTAGCATAAGCATAGCCGTGCTCGTGCGTCCTGGAAAGCTTGTAAAGCTAGCAACGGCCCGTAAAACCGTGGATTCTGCTGGTTTGGACGGCGCGTGTGCTGTAGACAGATCGCTCCGTGTTTTGAGCCTTTTGACCCTGGGATCTATCTCGGGTTCAGCAAAGACCAGGAGAttttttatagagaaattaTAGTTTAGCgatttttttagagagaatAATTATAAATGACATATACTATAGGGGAAAAATATCTATTTCTATTTATCTGTATTTAAAATTAGGAGTTCTGCCATATATATTGTGCAAAAACCCCTAAAAtataaaattgaatattttaaGAAATCGAGAAGGACCCATATTCGGTTGTAAACTTTAGTTTTTCTAACATTACCCTTTTACACTTCTCGCGAAATACATATGTCTTATTAAAactttctaaaaatctggttgAAAAATTGATAGAAAGAGTATATAGCTCGCGATATGATTATATAATTTagctcgttaaaaaccttaatATGAGAAACTTCAAAAAACTcatctaaagaaaaaaagagtataatTCACTCAGAATgattcatataatcttcatgattaatttttatgcacttaattttttttattaagattTAATTTCTTGTATCAGTATTATGTGAAAAATCTCCTCCTAAaatatgcaactctctaagcctcatcatcgTAATGCCACTAaaacatctttcaaaactagatacaGGGAGAGaattagtgaataaatctgcaagattttcacataatttggtatgcattacatttatttcattcattctatgtaattcatgagcataaaaaaaCTTAGGGTTGATACGCTTCGTTAATTTACTTTTCATATATTTCGATTGCACTTATGCAACACATATAGCATTATATTCATAAATAATGGTGGGGTGTCAGTAATGCTCAAACCATATGACTAcaggatatgattgatcactcttctaaacTATGCACATTCTCGTGCGGtatcatataaagctattattttttagtcGTTCGTTGAaatagatacaagactttgttTTAATgattttcaaaatgttgtacTTTCACCATATTTCGTtgtatgcgggtctgacagATACCCAACTGTTGAGGAAAATAGACTAGCATGTGGACAGTAGTTAAGGATCGTTATCAAAGGCCCCTCCGAAGCCTTCGGTTTATGAACTCTCAGTAGGAGGCCTGGCCTCCAGAGGCTATGGACCTCTTCGAGCCCACCTCTCCGGTACCTATGTGGCCTTCTCGAAGCTCCAACATGCAGCAGGTCTCCACAGAGATAATATCGGGAAAAAAGGACACCTCCTTGCAACCAACCTGACACAAAGTGACGAGCAATTAATGCCGGTGTAAGttgtgcttatcctgacactctAGTGTAATGAAGGTCATCCTGatacccctgacagtgcggtgtCTGGTCGCGATTAgcgaccagctcacccctcaaTATTGCTTATACCGCAATAGTTGCTATGTTAGATATTTtcttctatatagggttaaaagtagttatccaggacaATACCATATAATTCAACTATaacctagatatttgtacatggtAATAACTTGTATATCAAACTACGTACAACCTCATAAATGGAGGGTCATGGTCATTTGGGGGGAGATaacaaatacacacaaacacaaagaCACATAGTAATACTCCCCATAGACCAATCTTTTCGACTATTAATACATTTTCGATGTAcattcctctcaaacttcgtctccaaacttgagtctcctcatttgaagaaactctcgtcgtacttgttAGCGCAAGATGAtttcttgctccaacaacgcgCCGTCCGTGAGGACTCAAATACAAAACCGATACTAATGAGGTGTTTTAGTTTAGTGACGCTGCTCTCCAGCACCAACAGTAGTACGGATGCCCCTACATCTTCATAcgcatacatacatatgtacaaGTATAGCTCTATGGTCTAAAAGATGCCTACAAAATCtagatataattttttaaatctaaaatttataattatttttattcatttaaacagatttaaatagaaaaataacTGCCTATacagttgtagatctcgtcataTAAATATTATCTCCATTCAACattatatgagaaaaatatgattttttttttcaaataatagGTTATCAGCACGCAGAGTACCGACTAGATCCTAATCAGCACTCCGCGTAACGACAGATAACTATTTATGTAAATATTGgattttaactattatttttgtaatttttaaaaataaaataatattattaaaaaaaagccGGTCTCATGATCCGAAGTAGGGCTGGATCTTCCGGCGCTGGTTGTCGCCCTCGCACCACTTCCAGGAGCACGACCTCGGTGCCGTCGTGGGCCTTGTCGCCGTGGAAGGCATCGAAGTTGAGGTAGATGTTGTTCACCATGCGCACGCACCGGAAGCCGTTGCCGACGTCGCGGCTCCCCTTCCACAGCACCGACTCGTCCTGGTACTCGGGGTTCGCCGCCGTGGAGGCCGTCCAAGTTGAGGTGGATATTGTTCACCATGCGGATGCAGCAAAAGGCGTTGCCGATGTCGCGGCTCTCCGTCCACAGCACCGACGCGTCCAGGAAGTCCGGGTTGCACGGCACCAGCCCAACCTGATCATCATCCAGCTGTGCGTGCCGCATAATTCTACATCTATCGTGAAGCTTAATTTGCTGAACACGAGAAGTTAAATTGAGCTAGGCATCAGAGGCTGCCTTACAGGGCTAGGACTGCCCGAGAGAGTGCTTGATAGCCTCACCTGTGGCCTTGTTCATAAGGGCAAAGGCAggatagtttttttaaagtaatTTGTATAGTATTATGTTCAGAAAGATACTCGTTATATCTTATTTATAGTATCTATCTCGTAATCTAATAGCTGAgttgaagagaagaaaaaggtaATTAACACATATCATctagaaaaaaatcttttataaaataaaattctataGAATTTACCTCGTCCTCGGTCGTCGTGCTCCATCTCATGTCCTTGATCCAGTGTTGTATGTTGTAATAGACTAGAAAAAGGACGTTCGTTGGAAAGGACGCTCTCAAGATTGGACCAGTTGAAACGGAAGAGGGCCCGATGGAGGCATGGAGCCCAGTTCTGCAAATTGATCAAGATTAAGTCGCGTTACAAGAAATCTTGGCCCAACACGCAGGCCCAGTTTTTCACCTCGGGAAAACTGACTCCAGTGGCATGAAGCACCATGCTGGTGTCAAATGGTGCCCctctcaaaagaaaaggcaggAATGCTTCACCTGAAACACacggatctttttttttttcgattcCTATATTTGCTTCTGAGTTCTTATAAAAATCGAACCGTTTTATGTAAAATTTCATACAAGTATTTGTTTTCGGAGTCCAACGTACCTCCAACTTGGATGATATTGACACTCGACCCAAATTGGGTACTTAACTCATGAACCAATAAACCCGGAACAAGTAACCCATGCGGTAGCTCCTGAGACATTTCACTGAAGAATGAAAAGGTCCGATCTAGCCCTTGATCTTTTGTGACGTAGCCACTGAAGCTCCGTAAAGTTACAGAAGTAGAGCAAGTGACCCATTGAGCCGATTTTCCCACTATGGAAGATGATACAGCGATAGCTAAATCAGCTGCAGAGCTGCAGCAGTTCAGGAAAAAGAGGCGGTCTGACCTGCGTACAAGCGGGAGCAGAGAAGTAAAAGAACGAGAAAGAGAGGTGATTTtgtaaattttatttcttgaacAGATAGAATTTGTTAACTTTGTATACTTGCGCTTCGTATTATTAGCCTGTCTAGGAGTGGGAACGTGAACACTATTTGACAGCCTCCAGCTCCTACCTTCACTTTAGATCTGTTGTTTACATATTAATATAAAATAGTTTATTTATCTGTTTTTAGTTTCAAATGTAAAAAAGTTTGACCCACTCAAAAATCATGTGTGCCTTTAGCTCCAACTCTATACATATCTGAAGCTAATAATAcccttcttcaaaaaaaaaatgtagctGTCAAATATGACCTTAGTTTCCGTATGGTACGTGCCATTGGATTGCAGTGAAGGAATTCCAGGCCAGGGAAAGAAAAAAGGCCCAGCCCGCTAGACAACCTCGCCGGTGACTCACGATCCCCTCGGGTAATTTCTCCGGAGCACAACATGAAAACAGAACGCAGGTAAAGCAAGCCGATTCATTCAGTAGAAGAAAGGAGATGATAGAAAGTTCAGAGTAGAGACGTCGGCAATAGAAGAAAGACAGACGATTACATCCAAATGCAGAATCAGGTGCCCCCCTCCTCCTCACACACTCAAGTCTCTCCTTTCCCATATAAAACCAGGCTCACAGAGCGACACTGGTCGCACACTCGCACTGCGACTGGCAGTCTGACACAAATGCCATTCCGAAATTTGCGATACACCGCACACAGTTTTATTTCAACGCAGCATCCATTATTATTAGGTAGCAGCGCCTGGCTTCCACCATCATCATCTCTGCAAACGCAAGCAACAATCAAGACACTTGCACCTACGATTGTGAACGTACAGTTGCGTGAAGACTATTCATCAGATGTGTTGGTGAACACTTACACCAGGGGAGGATCTTCCAGCGCTGGTTGTCGCCCTCGCACCACTTCCAGAGCACGACCTCGGTGCCGTCGTGGACGCCGCCGTGGGCCTTGTCGCCGTGGAAGGCGTCGAAGTTGAGGTAGATGTTGTTCACCATGCGCACGCACCGGAAGCCGTTGCCCACGTCGCGGCTCTCCGTCCACAGCACCGACTCGTCCTGGTACTCGGGGTTGTAGGGCACCAGCTTCACCTGAACGCCACCGTCATGTCGCGGTGAGATGCCAAGTGCTTGTCTGAAATCACGCATCAAACTGAGATGAGTGGTTGCTTACAGGGTGGCTCTGGCCAGTGGAGTGCTTGATGGCTTCGCAGGTGACTTTGTTCACCAGCGCGAACGCAGGGTACCCTTCCTCGTCCCTGACCTTGTTGCTGTGCCTCATGTCCTTGATCCAATGCTGCACGGCATTCAAATAGATCCTTGCATTATTAGAGAGAAAGCAGCACAAATGCTTACGAGCTAGCTATTCACTAATCAGTTACTGGCCACAAGCAACGGGAGAGTACCTGGTACTCATCTCTGGGGTTGGTGGGTGCGAGGCAGGCGGTGCCGTTGCGCACGGTGAGGCTGTAGTCCTCACCGGCCTTGCAGAAGACGCGCACGGTGTGCACGGGGACGCCCATGACGGCGGCGTTGCCTGGGCCCGCCGCGGGCGAGTGCGCCTCGGGCCCCCACGGCAGGATCTTCCAGCTCTGGTTCTCGCCCTTGCACCACTCCCACAGCACGACGGTGGTGCCGTCGTGCACGCCGCCGTGGTCCTTGTCGCCGTGGAAGGCGTCGAAGTTGAGGCGGGTGTTGTTCACCATGCGGATGCAGCGGAAGCCCTTGCCGACGTCCTTGCTCTCCGTCCACAGTACCGACGCGTCCTCGTGATCCGGGTTGAACGGCGCCAGCTTCACCTGCATCAGCATGCGCGCGCGCGCATATACAAGTCAACATTGCAACACAGCTGACAAAACAAAATCTCTTCTTGGCAGATCTGTGGGCTTGAAGAAGAGAACACTTACGGGGTGGGACTGACCGAGGGAGTGCTTGATGGCGAGGCAGGTGGCCTTGTTGACGAGCGCAAAGGCCGGCATGCCCTCCTCGTCCTTCACCCTGGTGCTGAAGCGCATGTCCTTGTACCAGTGCTGCATACGCGCATGCATTCCAGGGACGGGACAGAGTGAGGgatcagaagaagaagaaaggtgaTGGATGGCAtgccaaaggaggaggagagagccGAGAGCGTGCACGCGTACCTGGTACTCATCCTTGGGGTTGGCGGGGGCCAGCACGACGTTGCCGTCGCGGACGGCGAGGCAGTAGTTCTCGTTGGCGCGGCAGAAGATCTTGAACAACTGGTTGGGGCCCGACGCCGGGGGAGCCGGCTGGTTGTGGTGGTGCCCGCCGAACCACGACATCTTCTCCGGTGCGACGCGGCCGAGGAGAGCGTGTGCTGTTATGGTTGCTGGGCTGTCTGTCACGGTGCGAGGAGAGGCGCTGCCCCGCGGCCTCGTTTTATAGAAGGCGAGCAGCACGGCGCCCACACCCAACGGCTCACTTTGGTGACCAGGAAATGAGTCATCCCCAGTAAATCACTCGGCTCTAGGCTTGCCTCCTGTAGGCCGTAATTAGCAACCAGTAAATGTCTGGCTCTCTCGCTGGCAGGTGGGGCCCAATTGGTTCACTGGGCTGTATCCCGCGTGACAGGCGTGtttatcatattttattttttttaataaggaATCTTACCAATGATTTCGATAAGAAAACTTTTGGCATGTTTTGCATCATAGCCGTTTGATATCTGGGTATGAGTGTACTAGCAGATTTGGTTGGACGAACCTTGCTGGCTTACCACTGCATAAGCTGGATGCAGTGCAGTGGAGTGTGATGGATTAGTGGAGCACAGTTCATGATAGTGTCAGTACTCCTTCCAGTGTCACAGTTGTGCATTAGCTGAATGCAATGTGGGGCCATGCCTCTAATGTGAAGGATATGGCACCGGTCTTCTGCAATTTCCTTTTCTCCACCGGAATGACTAATTTCTTTATACAACAATTCCGCGCACATTTAACAGTAGAAATACATGCGTGTTTTCAATATCAGGAAATTGGATCCTCGTCTTTGCAAAATCTCTTCAACCAATAGTACTGAAAAAATgtgtaggaaaaaaaaatgtttcattCACCGGTGCCCGAGGATGGAAGCTTGCGCCCAACGCAGCGTGATTCCCAGAAAAAACTAGGGCGGATTCCAGTTCAGATGGCCCCCGTGTTGGACTTTGTAATTTTCTGCTGTTCCTGTAGACTCGAAACAGAGAACTTCACTTTGATCATGGATATCTCTTGTGCCTTTTTGCCTCTACTCTTTAGATCTACGTGCCCGACTTAACGTAGATAATGCTAGAGAAATGCTATAAGCACAGTACTTAGTTGTAATTTCCATGTTAAAAAGTACAGTGTTACAGTGCATATCTGATCACTTGAATTCGCATCTGATTACTTGACTGAATACGTAGCAGAAGTTACAGTTCATGTTTCCAAAATGCATTCCTCATCATTCAAAAGTTACCGCAGTCTCCATTCACTGGTTCGATTCCGATGAGCAGCACATCCTCTATCCGGACACTTGCGCCTGTCGGGCTGCAAGCTTGTAAAGTGTAATGTCCTTACCTGATAAGAGAATCTTCCCGCCGATCAGCTGCACGAGGATCACCGTCTCTGAATGGTTCAGAACGTCAAGATCTCGAGAACTTTTGCATTGTCTGCTAGTAATGTCTCGCTGCAATTCGCTAGGGCACTAAAACAGCACACTGAAACGAACATTGCTATTCTCTGTTAACTCTGAACCGTTCAAAGTTATTTGAACTCGCTGGATCTGAACTCTGAAGTAGGAGTATATATCTAACGAAACCGAGTGCAGCTTTCAAAATGTTTGGAGTGTTCTGAGAGCAACGGCTGAACCGCCGCGTGAAAGCTGGGCGCGTCGTCAGCAGAGCTCAGCGACGTTTGGTGCAGGCAGAGGCAGTTTCGTGG
This region includes:
- the LOC133893621 gene encoding ricin B-like lectin R40G2, producing the protein MSWFGGHHHNQPAPPASGPNQLFKIFCRANENYCLAVRDGNVVLAPANPKDEYQHWYKDMRFSTRVKDEEGMPAFALVNKATCLAIKHSLGQSHPVKLAPFNPDHEDASVLWTESKDVGKGFRCIRMVNNTRLNFDAFHGDKDHGGVHDGTTVVLWEWCKGENQSWKILPWGPEAHSPAAGPGNAAVMGVPVHTVRVFCKAGEDYSLTVRNGTACLAPTNPRDEYQHWIKDMRHSNKVRDEEGYPAFALVNKVTCEAIKHSTGQSHPVKLVPYNPEYQDESVLWTESRDVGNGFRCVRMVNNIYLNFDAFHGDKAHGGVHDGTEVVLWKWCEGDNQRWKILPW